gtcataaatgataaaaagataaagatataggaaaagaaagatgagaaatgttgatcagattaaaaaaataaaatatttgtatattattgTTCTTTAGGATAACGCAACCCATTCCCTTTAAGCCaatttacattatatatatgcTGAACATATTCAACTTCAATGAAGGTTTCTAAATAAGTAAAGAGATTAAACCATTGCTTAAGAAAGTAAACAAAGTTCCAATACAAAGCATATTATAACCACTGTGCTATGAAAATTGGACTACGATTTTTCCtcacattaatattaatataaagttCCAATATAAAGCAGATACAATATAAGATTGTTGGATAATTTTGTGTATCTAGAAATGGGTTTTAAAATCATGAAGCGAAGAAGAACTTCCAATGTAATTGGTTGATTATTTTGCATAAAACACCTATGATTTTATGGTGCCACGGTCTGTTTATGTTGCACTGCTGTGTCTGTTTTATATGTAGGCAAACAATGCCGAGGAACAACTGAGCGGCGGTACTATAACCCAATTTCTCGATGCTTTAAAGTGGTTCTCATTGCCTCAATGAAattgcaatataattcaagttaAAATTATCCAACCCCAGCTACCCAATTGCATTAGTACATATTTGGAAAATcaggtaaaaaatatatttttgtaagagAATCATAACccttaacttttaattttattttacttttatttattaaattacattaaaacgcactataataatttcaattaCAATCAAGCATTCACCTAATTCAGCAGGGGAAAGGGAGAGCAATATAGCATAACCGTACACAGTAAACTAGGAAGGAGCCAAATTGGTAGCATGGGTGGAAAAGAGCAGTAGAGTGACCCCACTGAGTGTTCAACATCCTCAATTACTCGTGGTAGGTTCAAACTTCACTAACAAACCTGGCACCTAGGAAATGGCACTTGGCCTGTGAGTAGGACAAATTATACAGGTAGCTAGAAAGGACAGACACAACTACCTCTTCCTCACAATATTGACACCTCATAAGGTCTTTAAAATGGTGCGGCATTCTTATTTTCATTCCGTCCCAACCCCAAATCCCCAATCATAAAATTATCAAGAGTGATAAAATAAGCTAAACCAAGCTAATTGGTTCTTTAAGTATTCTTCCATTTCAACATTTACATTTGCATCATATACTAACAATAACAAAGTCTATAACATGAACATCATTGGTTAATCATATATTGAAGACCTTCCTATTAACTGAAAAATTTTCTATAGGCTTTTCCACacctagaaaataaaaataaaaaagattgtcTTTTTAACTAActgaaagaaaaaactaaatacACTATTCTCTATTGTACCACAAGGTAGAACCAAATCAAATCCTCTATTGCCGAGTATCGTCAAATCATCATAAACTCAAAGCCTCACATAATGTGACAAGCATAGGGATTTTCGTCGCTGAACATCTGCGACACAGGATGATATTGCCCCATGTAGTTATTAGAGTATTCACCATAACCATAACCATAACCATATGCAGGTACCATATAGCTGACAATGTTCTGGTCCATTTTCCCCTGGCAATTATCACCACCACTCTCATTATCCTTATCAGTGTTTCCTTTGCCGCCGCCATGGCCATTGTcaccctttttcttcttcttggcaGAGCCATTCTCCCCTTTCTCATCGctttccttttccttccccttctctttctccttcttgGGAGGTACCACCTCAACATTCCTCTTAAACTTCTCCTTCAACTTCTTTGCCAAAGCTGTTACATCCATCGTTCCCTTCACCATCACCATCCCCTTCTCTCTATCTATACCCACGTCTTTAACCCCTACGCCACAGTACCAATTCAACACACGtcaataaaaaaacaccaaacaaaaatctgaaaacaaatataaaaaaaattatgaaagacACCTTTTGTCTTCAACACCGCCCTGCGAACCCTATCGCTGCAACCCTGGCATGGGCAAAGCGCCGTCACCTTCAGTACTGCCGTCGTCACCGGAGCCtgtcatgaaaaaaaatcagacaaaaaaaaacaccactttaactaaaaataataacagagagagagagaacctcTTTGTCTTTAGATTTTTTGTCGTTGTTTTTGGGCTTGTCTTTGTTGGGAAGGGAAGAGACAATGTCGacattcttcttcatcttaCGAGCGAGCTTGTCCCTCAGTTTGGCGGGGTCAACGTTTCCGGTGACGGTCAACTTCCCGGTCTCAATCTCCGGCTTCAAACTCTCCACGCCTTCAACAAGAATGTTTAATTTCAACGCTTCagttaaatcaaatcaaaacaaaacaataaataaataaataaaca
Above is a window of Glycine soja cultivar W05 chromosome 12, ASM419377v2, whole genome shotgun sequence DNA encoding:
- the LOC114378518 gene encoding heavy metal-associated isoprenylated plant protein 3-like, coding for MVMVKGTMDVTALAKKLKEKFKRNVEVVPPKKEKEKGKEKESDEKGENGSAKKKKKGDNGHGGGKGNTDKDNESGGDNCQGKMDQNIVSYMVPAYGYGYGYGEYSNNYMGQYHPVSQMFSDENPYACHIM